The window ATCATCTCCTATTCCTTTGATGGTGGAATCATGAGAAATATCAAAGTTTTTGGTTATAAAATCTATTAAACCAAATTCTCCTAAGTTTTCTATAGGAGTGCGTGCAGGGTTTTTATCTTCTATCATTTTGCAAAACTACAATGATTTCAACTTTTTGAACCGTCTTATTTGTTTACATTATTACATCAACCTATAAAGAATTGTTAAACTATAGGCAATCGATATAGAATAATATGTTTTATAAATAGAATCATTCAAGGTTGACAAATCGCTGTCGTATATTTGTAACCATTTTAAATAAGCTATTTTATATGATAAGTGTATCAGAAACTGCAAAGGTTAAACTCGCTCAACTCATGAGCGAGGAAGGCTATACCATAGGTAAAGACTTTGTACGCGTAGGTGTAAAAAGCGGCGGCTGTAGTGGCCTTTCTTACGATCTCAAATTTGATAATCAATCTGTTGAAACTGATAAGGTTTTTGAAGCAAATAATGTGAAAATTGCTGTGGATAAAAAGAGTTTTCTCTACTTAGTAGGAACTACCTTAGAATTCAGTGGTGGATTAAATGGTAAAGGCTTTGTTTTTAATAATCCTAATGCACAAAGAACTTGCGGTTGTGGAGAATCTTTCAGTTTATAGGGAGATTTTATAAATAACGCTTTCGCGAAAGCGTAATTAAAAAAAATTATGTCAAAATATACAGAAGAACAATTAGAAAAAGAACTCAAAGGAAAAGAGTACGAGTACGGCTTCTATACAGATATTAAATCTGATAAAATACCGATAGGTCTAAGTGAAGAGGTGATTCGCATTATTTCTGCAAAGAAAAATGAACCACAATGGATGCTGGACTGGAGACTGGAATCATACCGTATTTTCATGCAAATGGAAGAGCCAGACTGGTCAAATGTGAGATATGATAAACCAGACCTACAAGCTATTTCTTACTACTCGGCACCTAATTCTAAGCCTAAATATGATAGCCTAGACGAGGTAGACCCTGAATTGTTAGAGACTTTTAAGAAATTAGGTATTTCTCTAGATGAGCAAAAAAAACTAGCTGGTGTTGCAATGGATATCGTGGTAGATTCTGTTTCTGTAGCGACTACTTTTAAGAAAAACCTCGCTGAAAAGGGAATTATTTTCTGTCCTATCTCTGAGGCTATTCAAGAACATCCAGAATTAGTTAAAAAATATTTAGGAACGGTTATCCCACAAAAAGACAATTACTATGCGGCACTAAACAGCGCGGTATTCTCTGATGGCTCTTTTTGCTACATTCCTAAAGGAGTGAAGTGTCCTATGGAACTTTCTACCTACTTCCGTATTAATGAAGGTGGCACAGGGCAATTTGAAAGAACTCTTGTAATTGCAGATGAAGGTAGTTACGTTTCTTATCTAGAAGGATGTACTGCTCCTAGTCGTGATGAAAATCAGTTGCACGCAGCATGTGTGGAGTTAATTGCACTTGACGATGCAGAGATCAAGTATTCTACTGTACAAAACTGGTATCCAGGAAACAGTGAAGGAAAAGGTGGCGTATTTAATTTTGTAACTAAAAGAGGTCTTTGCGAGAAGAATTCAAAGATTTCATGGACTCAAGTAGAAACTGGTAGTGCTGTTACCTGGAAGTACCCTAGCTGTATTCTCAAAGGAGACAATTCTGTAGGAGAATTTTATTCTATAGCGGTAACTAACAACTACCAGCAAGCAGATACAGGAACTAAAATGATACACTTAGGTAAAAACACTAAGTCTACTATCATTTCTAAAGGAATAAGCGCTGGTAAATCTCAAAATTCTTATCGTGGACTGGTTAAGGTAGGACCTCGCGCAACTAATGCCCGCAACTTCTCACAATGTGATAGTTTACTTATGGGTAACGAGTGTGGTGCGCATACTTTTCCATACATAGAAAATAGCAACAGCAGTTCTAAGATTGAACATGAAGCTACAACAAGTAAGATAGGTGAAGATCAAATATTTTACTGTAATCAACGTGGTATAGACACAGAAAAAGCAATCGCACTAATTGTTAATGGTTTTTCTAAAGAGGTGTTAAACAAGCTGCCTATGGAATTTGCTGTAGAAGCACAAAAACTTCTAGAGATAAGCTTAGAAGGTTCCGTAGGATAATATCAAATTTTATCAAACAACATTTTGATTATGAAGCAATTAATTATTTTGAGCTTTTTAGTTTTAAGTCTTATTTCATGTAAAAACGATCAAAACTCTTCGCAAGAAGAAGAGGTAGTGATCAAAGAAATAGAACAAGAACCTCTTGCAGATGGTGAAGAAATCTTCAGAGGTGAGTTTATCTACTATGATGATACTGCTGTTTTAAATACAAGTAGGGAGCTTTACGCGGTAAAAGTAGATGACAAAATGAGGGAACTTGTTGATGTTGCTAAAGCCATAAAAAAATCAGAATACGACATGGCAAATGTTGTGATTCATGGAACATTAGGACCTAATCCACGTCACCTAGAAACTGGTGACGCCTGGGAAGAAATGATTACCATTACTAAAATTATAGAAGTATCTCCAGCAAAAAGCGCTAACGTAATAACGACTGGAAAAACATTAGATATTAAAGAAGTTAAATAACAGATATGTTAAAAATTAAAGATCTTCAAGCAAATATAGAAGGGAAAGAAATCTTAAGAGGTATTAATCTAGAAGTTAATGCTGGCGAGGTGCACGCAATAATGGGACCTAACGGTTCTGGTAAATCTACTCTAGCAAATGTTATCGCTGGACGAGAAGAATATGAAATTACCGGTGGAGAAATTTCATTAGAAGGTGAGGACATAGAAGATTTAGATCCAGAGGAAAGAGCTCATAGAGGTGTTTTTCTCTCTTTTCAATATCCTGTAGAAATTCCTGGAGTATCAGTTACAAACTTCATGAAAACTGCCATTAATGAAACGCGCAAAGCTCAAGGTAAAGATGACATGGCCGCAAAGGACATGCTTAAAATGATACGTGAGAAATCTGAGCTACTAGAAATAGATCGCAAATTCCTTTCTAGATCACTTAATGAAGGGTTTTCTGGTGGAGAGAAAAAACGTAACGAGATTTTTCAAATGGCCATGTTAGAGCCTAAACTTGCTATACTAGATGAAACTGACTCTGGTCTAGACATTGATGCATTGCGCATCGTTGCAAATGGCGTAAATAAACTTAAGACTAAGGATAACGCAACTATAGTAATCACTCACTACCAGCGCCTTCTCGATTATATTGTTCCAGATTACGTACACGTACTATATAATGGTCGTATCGTTAAATCTGGTGGCAAAGAACTGGCACAAGAGTTAGAGAAACGTGGTTATGACTGGATCAAAGAAGAAGTAGAGGCTTAAGAACACTATAATTTTCTAGCTATACTGCTGTCCCTTATTATAAATGAACTTTTTAGTTCGCTTTCGCGAAAGCGAGAAAAAAAATAATTATGAGTTTTAAAGATCATATCCTATCTTCATTCATTGCCCTAGAAAACGAAGTCGATACTAACAGCTACGTGCACAATTTACGTAGTGAGGCGATTAATGAATTTGAAAAATTAGGAATACCTCAACGTAAAGAAGAGACCTATAAGTACACCTCATTAAAATCGGTTTTCAATAAAGAATACAGTCTTTTCCCTAAAAAAGAATCGGCTATTTCTTATAGTGACATCAAGAAATATCTGGTACACCAGATAGATTCTTATCGAGTGATTTTTATTGATGGTATTTACAGCTCGCATTTATCACAAACTACTCACGATAAATTTGATGTTTGTTTGATGTCTAGCGCATTAAATAACCCAAAATATAGTGATGTAATTAAGGAATACTATAATCGTCTTGCTGTTAAAGATGGATTAGTATCATTAAATACCGCATTTGCAAAAGAAGGAGCTTACATCAACATAGGTAAGAATATAGTAGTCGAGAAGCCTATTGAAATTGTTTATTTCTCTACAGGAAATGAAGATCAATTAATGACACAACCACGTAATCTTGTTGTGGCAGGAGAGAATTCTCAAGTTCAAATCATTGAAAGACATCAAAGTTTAAGCGATAATGCAGTTTTAACTAATAGCGTTACTGAAATATTCAGTGCAAAACGTGCTTTAGTTGATTGGTACAAAATCCAAAATGACCATTTAAGCGCTTCACTTATCGACCATACTTTTGTTGAGCAAAAAGATAATTCTGAGGTACGAATTCATACTTTTTCTTTTGGAGGAAAATTAACTCGTAATAACTTGAATTTCTACCAGAGAGGCGAGCACTGTAATTCTGTTCTTAATGGCGTTACTATTATAGAGGGAAAACAGCACGTAGATCATTCTACATTAGTACATCATACTGCTCCTAACTGTGAAAGCTTCCAAGAGTATAAACAGATTTTTGATGAGCGTGCCGTAGGTGTTTTTAACGGTAAAGTTCTTGTAGATAAAATTGCTCAAAAAATTAACGCTTACCAGCAAAACAATAACATTCTTGTAAGTGATACGGCGACTATTAACGCAAAACCTCAACTAGAAATTTTTGCAGATGATGTGAGATGTTCTCATGGTTGTACCATAGGTCAACTAGATGATGAAGCTTTATTTTACATGCAATCTCGTGGAATTCCTAAAAAAGAGGCACGTGCATTATTGATGTTTGCCTTTGCAAATAGTGTATTAGAATCGGTTAAAATTCCAGAAATAAAATCTCGAATAACTAAATTGATAGCTAAAAAATTAGGAGTTGAGATTGGGTTTGACTTGTAAAATGAACTAAAACCACATTTCGAAGTCCTCAATTCTTGTTCTAGTTTCATAAGCGAGGACTGAGGTTCTCGAAGTCCGATTTTTAATATTTGAAAATGCCTTTTCTTGTAGATAGGGCATTTTTTATTTCTCTACAATTATAAGCTTCAAATAGCTACTCGTACTTAGAAGCAGGAAGCGCCATTGCTTGGGAATAATTCTTAAGACGACTCTTTTTATAATCTGCTTTTGCCTTTTCTAGTTGACCTAATTGTTCATAACAGTAACCGCGACTGTACTCTGCTTTACCATCAGTAAAAGCGTTTGCTTTTATGACTTTAGTGAGACTCTTGATTGCTTCTTCATAATTCTTTTGAACAAGATCAATAATTCCTATATTTTGGATGGAAAGATAATCTTTAGGATTAGTTATAAGAATTTCCTCAAATACATCTTTTGCCTTATCATAATCCTGAGTAGCAAAATAATCAAATGCCTCTTGATGTTTTGCCTTCACTTCTTTATCGGTCAAATAGGATTTAAACTTTAGTTTATCTAGAACTTCTTTCTTTGCTTCTAGAAGTTTTATACTTGAAGGGTTATAGGCAATTCCTGTATCTAATACTTTTAATAAAAGTTCACTGTTGCCAGTGTAATCATAAACAGTATTTGCTTTTGATTGCCATTCATTAACATCTGCAAAATTATATTTTGTATAAATGTTCATAATGCGCATGATACTGGCAGTATCCTTTTCTTTTCTATAGATTTTTTTTAGAAGATTATAGTTGGTTTTAAAAGAAGGATAAATATCAAAAACATCTTCTGAATAGTGCTTAGCACTATCAATTTTATCATAAATATTTAAATATATCTCTGATTTGAAGGATTTTACCAGTAAAGCATCTTTGTTAACAGTATTAGACCTGTTTAGAATCTCTAAAGCTTCCTCGTATTTCTTTTCCTTAATCGCATAATTAGCTAAATATACATTGTTAGCTGTCCCTACATAGCTTAATTCTGGATAGTTTATCCATTGTTCTTTAATACTTTGATAAGTATTATTCAATTTTTGATCTGTAAATAATCTTTTCCCTTTTAAATCTTCCATCATTGAGCGTTGTAATTGATAGGAATTTAATACCGCATAATTTGATGCTATAGATGAAAAAGTACACAAAAAAAGTATCAAAATTAATGGTACATGATATACAGACTTTGTTTTTGACACAACCTCATCATTCTTTTTGAAATTAATCAGAATGAATATAACAATTATCGAAAAAAGTAACTGTATTGGGGCTCTTTCCAGAGGGAAATTAAAAAAAGCATCAACCAAATATGCAGAAGTAGCTAAAAAAATTGAAATATATAAAAAACGTCTTTCAAATTGTTTCTCTTTTATTAAAATACGGATTATTAAAATTAAAGGGTACAGTAAAAGTATCGCATATAATAAAAACCCAATGACACCTGTCTCTGCAAGTTTTTCGAAGAGATCGTTATGAGCTCTTCTTGGGTTTTTGAAAACACCAACTCTAGCGCTTCTATAGTATTCTTTTTTAGCGGTAGCTTTATAATTTCCGTAACCTATTCCTAATAACGGATTGTGTTTAAAATTTCTATAAGCTAAGTTCCATAGTGAAATTCTTGCTTCAGCGAAATTATTTGGTCGGCCTACACCTTCTAAATCGGCTACTAAATGACTAAGATTTTCATCATCTTCCTGAAGTTTAATTGAATCTTCATAATTTTCCTTTGATATTAAAATAAAAATATCAGTGAAACTATTAGAGCTATTGTTGTCAAGTCTATTGACATTTAAAACCATTATTAGTGATAAAATCGGTAAAAGCAATAATAACAAAGCTTCTTTTTTTATACCTATTTTTAATTTTATTAAACCATGTAACGTAGTTATTATAAGAAATATGTATATGATAAATAATGATAAAAGAGCGGCTCTTGATCCAACAAAAATCAAAGCATATGTGGTTAAAAATAAGGAAACTATAGCCGCATATTTCCAAATTTTCTTAAAAAAGTATGAACCATATATTGCGAATGGTAATTGAATAACAATAAAAGCGGTGTATATATTACCGTTAGAAAAAGAATGAGGTAAAGCATTGATAAAATTTTGCGTTCTGGGGCTTTCATAATTGCCAAGACTATAAGAAAAAGCTTTCCAACTATAGAACAGCAACAATAAAACAGTTATTTT is drawn from Nonlabens dokdonensis DSW-6 and contains these coding sequences:
- the sufB gene encoding Fe-S cluster assembly protein SufB, with the translated sequence MSKYTEEQLEKELKGKEYEYGFYTDIKSDKIPIGLSEEVIRIISAKKNEPQWMLDWRLESYRIFMQMEEPDWSNVRYDKPDLQAISYYSAPNSKPKYDSLDEVDPELLETFKKLGISLDEQKKLAGVAMDIVVDSVSVATTFKKNLAEKGIIFCPISEAIQEHPELVKKYLGTVIPQKDNYYAALNSAVFSDGSFCYIPKGVKCPMELSTYFRINEGGTGQFERTLVIADEGSYVSYLEGCTAPSRDENQLHAACVELIALDDAEIKYSTVQNWYPGNSEGKGGVFNFVTKRGLCEKNSKISWTQVETGSAVTWKYPSCILKGDNSVGEFYSIAVTNNYQQADTGTKMIHLGKNTKSTIISKGISAGKSQNSYRGLVKVGPRATNARNFSQCDSLLMGNECGAHTFPYIENSNSSSKIEHEATTSKIGEDQIFYCNQRGIDTEKAIALIVNGFSKEVLNKLPMEFAVEAQKLLEISLEGSVG
- a CDS encoding HesB/IscA family protein; translated protein: MISVSETAKVKLAQLMSEEGYTIGKDFVRVGVKSGGCSGLSYDLKFDNQSVETDKVFEANNVKIAVDKKSFLYLVGTTLEFSGGLNGKGFVFNNPNAQRTCGCGESFSL
- the sufD gene encoding Fe-S cluster assembly protein SufD encodes the protein MSFKDHILSSFIALENEVDTNSYVHNLRSEAINEFEKLGIPQRKEETYKYTSLKSVFNKEYSLFPKKESAISYSDIKKYLVHQIDSYRVIFIDGIYSSHLSQTTHDKFDVCLMSSALNNPKYSDVIKEYYNRLAVKDGLVSLNTAFAKEGAYINIGKNIVVEKPIEIVYFSTGNEDQLMTQPRNLVVAGENSQVQIIERHQSLSDNAVLTNSVTEIFSAKRALVDWYKIQNDHLSASLIDHTFVEQKDNSEVRIHTFSFGGKLTRNNLNFYQRGEHCNSVLNGVTIIEGKQHVDHSTLVHHTAPNCESFQEYKQIFDERAVGVFNGKVLVDKIAQKINAYQQNNNILVSDTATINAKPQLEIFADDVRCSHGCTIGQLDDEALFYMQSRGIPKKEARALLMFAFANSVLESVKIPEIKSRITKLIAKKLGVEIGFDL
- the sufC gene encoding Fe-S cluster assembly ATPase SufC produces the protein MLKIKDLQANIEGKEILRGINLEVNAGEVHAIMGPNGSGKSTLANVIAGREEYEITGGEISLEGEDIEDLDPEERAHRGVFLSFQYPVEIPGVSVTNFMKTAINETRKAQGKDDMAAKDMLKMIREKSELLEIDRKFLSRSLNEGFSGGEKKRNEIFQMAMLEPKLAILDETDSGLDIDALRIVANGVNKLKTKDNATIVITHYQRLLDYIVPDYVHVLYNGRIVKSGGKELAQELEKRGYDWIKEEVEA
- a CDS encoding O-antigen ligase family protein, giving the protein MQKNKKPSQLKVPTTSAHTISYVLVLLYLLVSFVPLFGAVDYDAPEWLYVSLLNAVSLVFIFKNKEDFKVFIIPKHIKIFFLVYLGFFFISCLSIITAINVSESLVQLARLVSMIVAMYCLYVFIRLNPKGFFDFFCKITVLLLLFYSWKAFSYSLGNYESPRTQNFINALPHSFSNGNIYTAFIVIQLPFAIYGSYFFKKIWKYAAIVSLFLTTYALIFVGSRAALLSLFIIYIFLIITTLHGLIKLKIGIKKEALLLLLLPILSLIMVLNVNRLDNNSSNSFTDIFILISKENYEDSIKLQEDDENLSHLVADLEGVGRPNNFAEARISLWNLAYRNFKHNPLLGIGYGNYKATAKKEYYRSARVGVFKNPRRAHNDLFEKLAETGVIGFLLYAILLLYPLILIIRILIKEKQFERRFLYISIFLATSAYLVDAFFNFPLERAPIQLLFSIIVIFILINFKKNDEVVSKTKSVYHVPLILILFLCTFSSIASNYAVLNSYQLQRSMMEDLKGKRLFTDQKLNNTYQSIKEQWINYPELSYVGTANNVYLANYAIKEKKYEEALEILNRSNTVNKDALLVKSFKSEIYLNIYDKIDSAKHYSEDVFDIYPSFKTNYNLLKKIYRKEKDTASIMRIMNIYTKYNFADVNEWQSKANTVYDYTGNSELLLKVLDTGIAYNPSSIKLLEAKKEVLDKLKFKSYLTDKEVKAKHQEAFDYFATQDYDKAKDVFEEILITNPKDYLSIQNIGIIDLVQKNYEEAIKSLTKVIKANAFTDGKAEYSRGYCYEQLGQLEKAKADYKKSRLKNYSQAMALPASKYE